The sequence GACCGTCGTGGAGCTGTCCGACGTCTTCGGCGCGGGCGAGATGACCGACCGGGCGCTGGCCGATGCGGCAGAGCTGGCGCTGGACTCGCTGGACCCGGTGGACGACATACACGCCACCGCCGACTACCGAAGCCAACTCGCCCGGGTGCTGACCCGGCGCGTGGTGCGTGCCGCGTATGACGATTCCCGGGCCAGGCAAGCGGAGGTGGTCCAGTGAGCGAACAGACCTACGACATCTCGCTGCACGTCAACGGGGTGACCAGGCGGCTGTCGGTGCCGGCGCGCAGGCTCCTCAGTGACGCCTTGCGGCACGACCTGCGACTCACCGGCACCCATGTCGGCTGCGAACACGGTGTGTGCGGCGCGTGCACCGTCCTTGTCGATGGCAAGCCGATGCGGTCGTGCCTGCTGCTCGCGGTCTCCGCGCAGGACTACGAGATCACCACGGTGGAGGGGCTGGCCGAACCGGACGGCTCACTCGGTCCGGTGCAGCGAGCGTTCAAGGAGTGTCACGGGCTGCAGTGCGGATTCTGCACGCCGGGCTTTCTCACCACGATCACGGCGGGACTGGCGAGCAATCCCCGGCCGACACGGGACGAGGCCAGGGAAATGATCGCCGGGAACCTGTGCCGCTGCACGGGCTACCAGAACATCGTCGCCGCGGTGGTGCGGGCCGCCGAACTGGCCGAGCACACCGGCGAGGGAGGAGAGGAGCCAGCGTGACGACGCAGATGATGGGGGAGAAGGTCCGCAGGGTCGAGGACGACCGGTTGGTGACGGGCAAGGGCCAGTACGTGGACGACCTGCTGCCCGGTGCGCTGGAAGCCGCCGTGCTGCGCAGCCCGCACGCACACGCTCGGATCCTCGACATCGACGTGGAGCCGGTGCTCGACCTCGATGGCGTCGTGGCGGTGTACACCTACGACGATCTGGTCGGCCCGATGGCCGAACCGCTTCCCGTGCTCATCCCGCACCCGGCACTCACCCACGGCCGGGCCCAGTACGCACTGGCCAAGGACGAGGTGAACCACGTCGGCGAGGCGATCGCGTTCGTCGTCGCGCGGGATCGCTACATCGCCGAGGACGCCGTGTCCCGGATCAGGGTCACCTATGAGCCGTTGCCACCGGTGGTCGGTATCGAGGCCGCACGCGCCGCCGAGCGCCTGGTGCATCCGGACGTGCCGGGCAACGTCGCCGCGAGGATGGAGCAGTCGGTCGGTGACGCCGACGCCGCGATCGCGTCGGCCCCGCACCGGCTCACCCTCGAACTCGACATCGAGCGCAGCGCCTCGATGCCGCTGGAGGGGCGCGGGACCGTGGCCCGCTGGGACACCGACTCGGGCAGGCTCCAGGTGTGGAGTTCGACCCAGACGTCCACGGGAGTGCGGGCGGCGATCGCCGCGAAACTGCAGCTCGACCTGGTGCGGGTCGAGGTGATCACGCCCGACGTCGGGGGCGGCTTCGGGGTCAAGATCCTGCATCCCTGGCCGGAGGAACTGCTGGTGCCGATGGCGGCGATGGCGCTGGGGCAGCCGGTGAAGTTCACCGAGGACCGGCGCGAGCACTTCATCTCGTCGGCACACGAGCGCGGCCAGCATCACGAGGTCGAGGTCGGTTTCGACGACGAAGGACGGCTGCGGGGGCTGTCGGTGCGGTTCTGGCACGACCACGGCGCCTACACGCCGTACGGGTTGATCGTGCCGATCATCACCTCCACGCAGCTGCTCGGCCCCTACAAACCGCACAACTACCGGGTGATCTTCGAAAGCCTCTACACCAACACGGTGGTGGTGACGCCGTACCGGGGGGCGGGACGGCCGCAGGGCGTGTACGTGATGGAGCGGACGATGGACGCTATCGCGGCACACCTCGGCAAGGACCGGACCGAGGTGCGCGCCGTAAACTTCATCCAGCCCGACGAGTTCCCCTACGACCACGGACTGACCTTTCAGGACGGTCGGCCGCTGATCTACGACTCCGGTGATTACCCCGCTTCGCTGGAGAAACTGAAGAAGCTCATCGGCTGGGACGAGTTCGAAACCATGCGGGACGAACTGCGCGCCATGGGACGCAAGGTGGGCATCGGGCTCG comes from Saccharomonospora xinjiangensis XJ-54 and encodes:
- the cutA gene encoding aerobic carbon-monoxide dehydrogenase large subunit, with the protein product MTTQMMGEKVRRVEDDRLVTGKGQYVDDLLPGALEAAVLRSPHAHARILDIDVEPVLDLDGVVAVYTYDDLVGPMAEPLPVLIPHPALTHGRAQYALAKDEVNHVGEAIAFVVARDRYIAEDAVSRIRVTYEPLPPVVGIEAARAAERLVHPDVPGNVAARMEQSVGDADAAIASAPHRLTLELDIERSASMPLEGRGTVARWDTDSGRLQVWSSTQTSTGVRAAIAAKLQLDLVRVEVITPDVGGGFGVKILHPWPEELLVPMAAMALGQPVKFTEDRREHFISSAHERGQHHEVEVGFDDEGRLRGLSVRFWHDHGAYTPYGLIVPIITSTQLLGPYKPHNYRVIFESLYTNTVVVTPYRGAGRPQGVYVMERTMDAIAAHLGKDRTEVRAVNFIQPDEFPYDHGLTFQDGRPLIYDSGDYPASLEKLKKLIGWDEFETMRDELRAMGRKVGIGLACYVEGTGVGPYEGAHIQVETSGKVKVAIGLTSQGQGHQTAFAQIVADELGVAFEDVEVVTGDTRRMPYAVGTFASRAAVMSGSAVALTARKVKAKALRIAADALEASVDDLEIVDGQVRVKGAPNSRMDLGTVAVLSNPLRYAFDEASKAATQFSVGKADQPPVAEDDQPGLEGTDFYSPPRSTFANGMHAAVVETDPDTAEIRILRYAVVHDCGTLINPMIVEGQIHGGVAQGVGGALYERMEYDASGQLLNASFMDFLMPFVTEVPETIDIDHLETPSPLNPLGIKGAGEAGVIPCAAVFASAIEDAEGVPITSMPISPSQLYHLRLRHEEGRISP
- a CDS encoding (2Fe-2S)-binding protein → MSEQTYDISLHVNGVTRRLSVPARRLLSDALRHDLRLTGTHVGCEHGVCGACTVLVDGKPMRSCLLLAVSAQDYEITTVEGLAEPDGSLGPVQRAFKECHGLQCGFCTPGFLTTITAGLASNPRPTRDEAREMIAGNLCRCTGYQNIVAAVVRAAELAEHTGEGGEEPA